A window of Verrucomicrobiota bacterium JB022 contains these coding sequences:
- a CDS encoding TonB-dependent receptor, translated as MKSSKLLTSLALLSTTVSLFAQSSTAPAEGQVFELEEFIVTGEKLGRTLQETQTSVSFFSASTLQNTPVTSIGDVFKMSANTYAYDGNFSIRGIRNTGLTNSEGSELATVLLDGARVDSQMLTLDGLTLWDIEQVEILRGPQSTSQGRNSLAGAVVVTTKQPTFDWTGQMRATYAELETYQLAAAVGGPIVDDWLAFRISVDQQLSDGAITNTTRNEDDWDRTDSLTVRGKLLFAPKSWNGFTARLMYQQSESDFNDRAYAYANDWDGLFDRLAWENTRNEFDGRSRLASLIMEQPLWEGWQLSSTTSWSDFTSSSSYDGDRTPSGPGQDDLLYGYGYDNKNLSEELRILGRGHTWRVTGGLYLATEEISSNSSGPFFYTLPSAYPPLFGLPNPSRVLLDNQSDYAIETDNAALFFNGDWDIIPELTLTVGLRLDYEKKDRQTNQNVSLLQGFPDAVSLVDVPSLGIPAGTPADILIAGLAAQASSQDSGSEDFYTVLPAIGLTYNITEKMSAGISYSQGYRSGGVSFNMAQGRIVPFDPEFTHNFELSFRSQWLDDRVTLNANTFYALWEDQQISYQYSSDVYDSEVVNAAESEYYGFEIELKEWFLNGWSFYQNIGYTHTNFRDFNVGAVSLSDNEFPQAPHWTLGAGANYRHDSGWFGNASLTYIDNAWASEKNEPNLYLGERLLLDAKLGFSLDHWSVYVFGTNLLDDDYINRLWSETANAGSTYGAIVGRPRVIGVGFEANY; from the coding sequence ATGAAATCGTCCAAGCTGCTGACCTCGCTGGCACTGCTGTCCACCACTGTCTCGCTCTTTGCTCAAAGCTCGACCGCCCCTGCCGAAGGGCAGGTGTTCGAGCTGGAGGAATTTATCGTGACCGGCGAAAAGCTGGGCCGCACGCTGCAGGAAACGCAGACCAGCGTGTCGTTCTTTTCGGCCAGCACCCTGCAAAACACGCCCGTGACGTCTATCGGCGACGTTTTCAAGATGTCGGCCAACACCTACGCCTACGATGGCAACTTCAGCATCCGCGGGATCCGCAACACCGGCCTGACCAACTCCGAAGGCAGCGAACTGGCGACCGTTTTGCTCGACGGTGCCCGCGTCGACTCCCAGATGCTGACGCTCGACGGGCTCACGCTGTGGGACATCGAGCAGGTGGAGATCCTGCGCGGCCCGCAATCGACCAGCCAGGGCCGTAACTCCCTCGCTGGCGCGGTGGTCGTGACGACCAAGCAGCCGACTTTTGACTGGACCGGCCAGATGCGCGCCACCTACGCCGAGCTGGAGACCTACCAGCTGGCAGCGGCCGTTGGCGGCCCGATTGTAGACGACTGGCTCGCCTTCCGCATCTCCGTCGACCAGCAGCTGAGCGATGGTGCCATCACCAACACCACCCGCAACGAAGACGACTGGGACCGCACCGACAGCCTCACGGTGCGTGGCAAGCTGCTCTTTGCCCCCAAGTCGTGGAACGGCTTCACTGCCCGCCTGATGTATCAGCAGTCGGAAAGCGATTTCAACGATCGCGCCTATGCCTACGCCAACGATTGGGACGGTCTCTTCGACCGCCTGGCGTGGGAAAACACCCGCAATGAGTTCGACGGTCGCAGCCGCCTGGCCTCGCTGATCATGGAGCAGCCGCTCTGGGAGGGCTGGCAGCTCAGCTCCACCACGTCCTGGAGCGACTTCACCAGCTCCTCTTCCTACGATGGCGACCGCACGCCCAGCGGCCCGGGGCAAGACGACCTGCTCTACGGCTACGGCTACGACAACAAGAACCTGAGCGAAGAGCTGCGCATCCTGGGCCGAGGCCATACCTGGCGCGTGACTGGCGGCTTGTATCTGGCCACCGAAGAGATTTCCAGCAATTCGTCGGGCCCGTTCTTTTACACGCTGCCCTCCGCCTACCCTCCCCTTTTCGGCCTGCCCAACCCCTCCCGCGTGTTGCTCGACAACCAGTCCGATTACGCCATCGAGACCGACAATGCGGCCCTGTTCTTCAATGGCGACTGGGACATCATTCCCGAGCTGACGCTGACCGTGGGCCTGCGCCTCGACTACGAAAAGAAAGACCGCCAGACCAACCAGAACGTTTCCCTGCTGCAAGGCTTCCCCGACGCGGTTTCGCTGGTCGATGTGCCCTCTCTCGGCATCCCCGCCGGAACCCCGGCAGACATCCTGATCGCCGGGCTGGCCGCTCAGGCCTCTTCCCAGGACTCCGGCAGCGAAGACTTTTACACCGTGCTGCCCGCCATCGGGCTTACCTACAACATCACGGAGAAGATGAGCGCCGGGATCAGCTATTCCCAAGGCTACCGCTCCGGCGGGGTGAGCTTCAACATGGCGCAGGGCCGGATCGTGCCCTTCGACCCGGAATTCACGCACAACTTTGAGCTGTCGTTCCGCTCCCAGTGGCTCGACGACCGCGTGACGCTCAATGCCAACACCTTCTACGCGTTGTGGGAGGATCAGCAGATCAGCTATCAGTATTCTAGCGACGTCTATGACAGTGAGGTCGTGAACGCGGCTGAGTCGGAATACTACGGCTTCGAAATCGAACTCAAGGAATGGTTCCTCAACGGCTGGAGCTTTTACCAGAACATCGGCTATACCCACACCAACTTCCGCGACTTCAACGTCGGCGCAGTTTCCCTCAGCGACAACGAGTTCCCGCAGGCTCCGCACTGGACGCTGGGAGCCGGGGCCAATTACCGGCACGACAGCGGCTGGTTTGGCAATGCGAGCCTCACCTACATCGACAACGCCTGGGCGAGCGAAAAGAACGAGCCGAATCTCTACCTCGGCGAGCGCCTGCTGCTGGACGCCAAGCTCGGCTTCAGCCTCGACCATTGGTCGGTCTACGTCTTCGGCACCAACCTGCTGGACGATGACTACATCAACCGCCTCTGGTCGGAAACCGCCAACGCCGGCTCGACCTACGGTGCCATCGTGGGCCGCCCGCGCGTAATCGGCGTCGGCTTCGAAGCGAACTACTAG
- a CDS encoding DMT family transporter has protein sequence METSVFYALAVVAALIYTVASLLQKQALEFHVGAMRVLFVSHWLFWLCVLPAGLLAPGQVDGSLWWAVLVTGLLSSAGATFSVLAIKYGDVSVAMPLMGIKVLAVAVLSAIFLAQPVPLAWWLAAVLTVVAVYLLGRRRSHSGKSVWLTVLLATLASLTYAGMDVMFGAFAQRFGFFQFVAAKQTVVVASSFVLLPFFSGPLRSIPVKAFRWIVPAVMLMAVQFYMMTYSVSASGDPTAINILYSSRGMWSVLLVALVGHWFDNRESHVGRTVMIERFVGAGLLLVAIGIVMVTGN, from the coding sequence ATGGAGACGTCTGTCTTTTACGCGCTGGCGGTGGTCGCGGCGCTGATCTACACGGTGGCGAGCCTGTTGCAAAAGCAGGCGCTGGAGTTCCACGTGGGCGCGATGCGCGTGCTCTTTGTCAGCCACTGGCTGTTCTGGCTGTGCGTGCTGCCGGCTGGGCTGCTGGCCCCGGGGCAGGTAGACGGGAGCCTGTGGTGGGCGGTGCTCGTCACGGGCCTGCTCTCGTCGGCTGGCGCCACCTTCAGTGTGTTGGCGATCAAGTATGGCGACGTCTCGGTGGCGATGCCGCTGATGGGGATCAAGGTGCTGGCGGTGGCCGTGCTGTCGGCCATCTTTCTGGCGCAGCCGGTGCCGCTGGCCTGGTGGCTGGCGGCGGTGCTCACGGTGGTAGCCGTTTATCTGCTCGGGCGGAGGCGCAGCCACTCCGGCAAATCCGTCTGGCTCACCGTGCTGCTTGCCACGCTGGCCAGCCTCACCTATGCGGGGATGGACGTGATGTTTGGAGCCTTTGCGCAACGCTTCGGGTTCTTCCAGTTTGTGGCGGCCAAGCAGACGGTGGTGGTCGCTTCGTCGTTTGTGCTGTTGCCGTTTTTCTCCGGCCCGCTGCGCTCGATCCCGGTCAAGGCGTTTCGCTGGATCGTCCCGGCCGTCATGCTGATGGCGGTTCAATTTTACATGATGACTTACAGCGTCTCGGCCTCGGGCGACCCAACTGCCATCAACATCCTCTACAGCTCACGCGGCATGTGGTCGGTCTTGCTCGTGGCGCTGGTGGGGCATTGGTTCGACAACCGCGAGAGCCATGTGGGCCGCACGGTGATGATCGAGCGGTTTGTCGGGGCGGGGCTTTTGCTGGTTGCCATCGGCATTGTGATGGTGACAGGCAATTAA
- the dtd gene encoding D-aminoacyl-tRNA deacylase, with translation MRAVVQRVHSASVAVDGQTKAAIGRGLLVFLGVCAEDTAEEIPWLAHKLPHLRIFEDEEGRMNRSLLDIGGEILLISQFTLYGNLKKGTRPSFNRAAPGAQARDLYEQFHHALEVELGQPIGTGEFGAEMRIPADNDGPVTLIIDTKQRDL, from the coding sequence ATGCGAGCAGTCGTCCAACGCGTTCACTCCGCCTCCGTGGCGGTCGACGGGCAAACGAAGGCCGCCATTGGGCGCGGTCTGCTGGTCTTCCTCGGCGTGTGCGCCGAAGACACCGCCGAAGAAATCCCGTGGCTGGCCCACAAGCTGCCGCACCTGCGCATCTTCGAAGACGAAGAGGGCCGTATGAACCGCAGCCTGCTCGACATCGGCGGCGAGATCCTGCTCATCAGCCAGTTCACGCTCTACGGCAACCTCAAGAAAGGCACGCGCCCGTCCTTCAACCGCGCGGCCCCGGGTGCCCAGGCGCGCGACCTCTACGAACAATTTCACCACGCCCTCGAGGTCGAGCTCGGCCAGCCCATCGGCACCGGCGAATTCGGCGCCGAGATGCGCATCCCCGCCGACAACGACGGCCCCGTCACCCTGATCATCGACACCAAGCAGCGGGATCTTTGA
- a CDS encoding sulfotransferase — MKQAAWSQILTLPHQVAILPLLALFSLLMNALSTTPVFVTGVPRSGTTLVYTTLLEHSVFKPGVDEPMERLMAEAGCFRHPRSIYNRRGGSSKYLLLDEDTIEELHKKTKSLRTYQTIGNLPYRVVKKFMASQSALVALTYRLGGNPVALRTFFDQARKVRKIQRPVEKTPNHILYLPEIWATYPDAKCMFIYRHPVDVLSSYRKRLQVEIQTIGEKAKSSWLGISWQDFATRYEHYVNTALSVQAQGRPNFMVLPYETLTREPEATIRKICSFVEVDFDPAMMPKKASKKRNHHTYTGGEIMAKTKNWSDYLPLEEAKLLEDRLAPLMEQLSYTRYS, encoded by the coding sequence ATGAAACAAGCCGCTTGGTCACAGATTTTAACCTTGCCACACCAGGTAGCGATTTTACCGTTGCTAGCACTTTTCTCTCTGCTAATGAACGCTCTGTCAACGACCCCTGTCTTCGTAACGGGAGTACCTCGAAGCGGGACCACTCTCGTCTATACAACTCTCCTGGAGCATTCCGTCTTTAAGCCAGGTGTCGATGAGCCCATGGAGCGCCTGATGGCCGAAGCCGGCTGCTTTCGACATCCGCGATCGATTTATAACCGACGTGGCGGATCATCAAAATATCTATTGCTGGACGAGGACACGATTGAGGAACTTCATAAAAAGACGAAGAGCCTCCGCACTTATCAGACGATCGGGAATCTGCCTTACCGTGTAGTGAAGAAGTTCATGGCGTCCCAGTCGGCCTTGGTCGCCCTAACTTATCGTCTTGGTGGAAATCCTGTCGCTCTTCGTACGTTCTTCGATCAAGCCCGCAAAGTTCGGAAAATTCAACGCCCGGTCGAAAAAACACCCAATCATATTTTATATCTTCCTGAAATCTGGGCGACATACCCAGACGCGAAGTGCATGTTTATCTACCGCCATCCGGTCGATGTGCTCAGCTCTTATCGTAAACGCCTGCAGGTGGAAATTCAAACGATTGGGGAAAAAGCCAAAAGCTCTTGGCTCGGGATATCGTGGCAAGACTTTGCCACCCGCTACGAGCACTATGTAAATACGGCTCTCAGCGTTCAGGCCCAAGGTCGTCCCAACTTCATGGTGCTGCCTTACGAAACATTAACCCGAGAGCCCGAAGCAACGATTCGAAAAATATGCTCTTTTGTAGAGGTTGATTTTGATCCGGCCATGATGCCCAAGAAAGCGAGCAAAAAGCGCAACCACCATACCTATACAGGCGGGGAGATCATGGCCAAAACCAAGAATTGGAGCGACTACCTGCCATTGGAAGAAGCCAAGCTATTGGAGGATCGGCTTGCTCCGCTCATGGAGCAGTTGTCTTATACTCGCTATAGCTAG
- a CDS encoding plastocyanin/azurin family copper-binding protein: MKDTLRILPFTLILAGAAALSGCGDKPQTSDSAAETPVLHLAQIDKAPEASFTITANDQMKFNLTRIEAKPGQVLSITLDNIGKMPKASMGHNLVVLHDGVDPKAFASAAARASQHEYLPPSEAASILTATRMLGGGESDTIVFQLPDKPGLYPFVCSFPGHFSAGMKGVIVVQ, from the coding sequence ATGAAAGACACCCTGCGCATCCTACCTTTTACGTTGATCCTGGCCGGTGCGGCTGCCTTGAGCGGCTGCGGCGACAAGCCCCAAACCAGCGATTCTGCGGCGGAGACGCCCGTCTTGCATCTGGCGCAGATCGACAAGGCGCCGGAGGCGAGCTTCACCATCACGGCCAACGACCAGATGAAGTTCAACCTCACGCGGATCGAGGCCAAGCCGGGTCAGGTGCTCTCCATTACGCTCGACAACATCGGCAAGATGCCGAAGGCCTCGATGGGGCACAACCTCGTGGTGCTGCACGACGGCGTCGACCCCAAGGCCTTTGCCTCGGCGGCCGCCCGTGCGTCGCAGCACGAATACCTGCCGCCGAGCGAAGCCGCCTCGATCCTTACCGCGACGCGTATGCTCGGCGGCGGCGAGAGCGACACGATCGTCTTCCAGTTGCCCGACAAGCCGGGGCTGTATCCCTTCGTCTGCTCCTTCCCCGGTCACTTTTCCGCCGGCATGAAGGGCGTGATCGTGGTCCAATAG
- a CDS encoding NnrS family protein has product MMSPLPSQAIPAADSPTLPTIRWRDFAAACAAEPYRAFFPLGIVVGVVGVALWPLWYAGWVEAYPGPAHVRLMVEGFFTAFILGFLGTAGPRMLDARPLGLGEWGLVGGLWATGQVASLIGWANWAELGFVAAMMLFGLSLARRCGQREGLPPPGFVLVGLGSLGAVLGALTQMPWLQPHLPYAVWFLGRNFLIEAYILLPILGVAPFFLGRFGGLEPKHSPLDARKPDVRWRQQAGICLLLGAGIVGGIALQGAGLFRSGALLKAAFTAGFILTQVPWRYPRASTLARLAQASLLCLVLAPLAEAIWPELRIGLRHVLVITGFQWIVVCVGTWVAFAHAGRKQRLLRNWPLLWICAGGWALAMATRVVAEALPAIRDSHLIYAAAAWIVATLLWLALLLPRLREDG; this is encoded by the coding sequence ATGATGAGCCCGCTGCCCTCGCAGGCGATTCCCGCCGCCGATTCTCCCACCTTGCCCACCATCCGGTGGCGCGACTTTGCTGCCGCCTGTGCGGCCGAGCCCTACCGAGCGTTTTTCCCGCTGGGCATCGTCGTAGGCGTAGTGGGGGTTGCGCTCTGGCCGCTGTGGTATGCTGGCTGGGTGGAGGCCTATCCCGGGCCGGCCCACGTGCGGTTGATGGTCGAAGGCTTTTTCACCGCATTCATCCTCGGGTTTCTCGGCACCGCCGGACCTCGGATGCTCGACGCTCGCCCCTTGGGCCTCGGAGAGTGGGGCCTCGTCGGCGGACTCTGGGCCACCGGGCAAGTTGCGTCGCTCATCGGCTGGGCAAATTGGGCCGAGCTGGGCTTCGTCGCAGCGATGATGCTCTTCGGGCTCAGCCTTGCACGCCGTTGTGGCCAACGCGAGGGGCTGCCTCCTCCCGGCTTCGTCCTGGTCGGGCTCGGGTCCCTCGGTGCCGTGCTGGGTGCGCTCACCCAAATGCCATGGCTGCAACCCCACCTGCCCTACGCGGTGTGGTTTTTGGGGCGCAACTTCCTAATTGAGGCCTACATCCTCCTGCCGATCCTCGGGGTAGCTCCGTTTTTTCTCGGCCGCTTCGGCGGGCTGGAGCCCAAGCACAGCCCCCTCGATGCTCGCAAACCCGATGTCCGCTGGCGGCAACAAGCCGGGATCTGCCTGCTGCTGGGCGCGGGGATCGTGGGCGGCATCGCCCTGCAAGGGGCGGGGTTGTTCCGTAGCGGCGCGTTGCTTAAAGCAGCCTTTACAGCGGGATTCATTTTGACCCAGGTGCCGTGGCGCTACCCGCGTGCGTCCACGCTCGCCCGCCTGGCGCAAGCCTCGCTGCTCTGCCTCGTCCTTGCTCCCTTGGCCGAGGCTATCTGGCCGGAGCTGCGGATTGGCTTGCGGCACGTGCTCGTGATCACCGGCTTTCAATGGATCGTGGTATGCGTGGGCACCTGGGTGGCGTTCGCCCACGCAGGCCGCAAGCAACGGCTATTGCGCAACTGGCCGCTGCTCTGGATCTGCGCCGGGGGTTGGGCCCTCGCCATGGCCACGCGCGTAGTAGCCGAAGCCTTGCCCGCCATCCGCGACAGCCACCTTATCTACGCGGCAGCCGCCTGGATCGTGGCCACCCTGCTTTGGCTCGCCCTGCTGCTCCCACGCCTGCGGGAAGACGGTTGA